The Saprospiraceae bacterium genomic interval AACATAAAATTGATGTTTTGCTGCTCGATATCAATCTTCCGGATATAAGCGGAATTGAAGTTGCAAAGCGATTACATACAGAAGATCCCGAAATAAAAATTATAGCCTTATCGATGTACAATGAAGAAAGCATCGTAAGTGAAATGCTCAAAAACGGTGCTCAGGGTTACATCCTCAAAAATACTGGCAGAGAAGAACTCATTCTTGCCATAAAAACAGTGGCAGAAGGTACGAGTTACTTTAGCAAAGACGTTACCGAAACAATCATGGGATCTCTTACCAAAAAGCCCGGACCCAAAAAGAGCTATATACTTCAGCCTAAGCTTTCCATACGAGAAAAGCAAATTCTTGCTTTAATTGTCAAGGAGTACACCAATCCCGAAATCG includes:
- a CDS encoding response regulator transcription factor: MLHVAIADDHAMFVDGIESILRTESSIKVVDRCFDGQSVFEMIRKHKIDVLLLDINLPDISGIEVAKRLHTEDPEIKIIALSMYNEESIVSEMLKNGAQGYILKNTGREELILAIKTVAEGTSYFSKDVTETIMGSLTKKPGPKKSYILQPKLSIREKQILALIVKEYTNPEIAERLFISLKTVETHRSNLISKLNVRNTAGLVRATIEYNLLEKFTLDS